One Perognathus longimembris pacificus isolate PPM17 chromosome 2, ASM2315922v1, whole genome shotgun sequence DNA segment encodes these proteins:
- the Trim8 gene encoding E3 ubiquitin-protein ligase TRIM8 produces the protein MAENWKNCFEEELICPICLHVFVEPVQLPCKHNFCRGCIGEAWAKDSGLVRCPECNQAYNQKPGLEKNLKLTNIVEKFNALHVEKPPAALHCVFCRRGPPLPAQKVCLRCEAPCCQSHVQTHLQQPSTARGHLLVEADDVRAWSCPQHNAYRLYHCEAEQVAVCQYCCYYSGAHQGHSVCDVEIRRNEIRKMLMKQQDRLEEREQDIEDQLYKLESDKRLVEEKVSQLKEEVRLQYEKLHQLLDEDLRQTVEVLDKAQAKFCSENAAQALHLGERMQEAKKLLGSLQLLFDKTEDVSFMKNTKSVKILMDRTQTCTGSSLSPPKIGHLNSKLFLNEVAKKEKQLRKMLEGPFNTPVPFLQSVPLYPCGMSGSGAEKRKHSTAFPEATFLETTSGPVGSQYGAPGPASGEGQSGQPLGPCSSTQHLVALPGGTQSVHSSPVFPPSQYPNGSAAQQPMLPQYGGRKILVCSVDNCYCSSVANHGGHQPYPRSGHFSWTVPSQEYSHPLPPAPSVPQSLPGLAVRDWLDASQQPGHQDFYRVYGQPSTKHYVTS, from the exons ATGGCGGAGAATTGGAAGAACTGCTTCGAGGAGGAGCTCATCTGCCCCATCTGCCTGCACGTCTTCGTGGAGCCCGTGCAGCTGCCGTGCAAACACAACTTTTGCCGGGGCTGCATTGGCGAGGCGTGGGCCAAGGACAGCGGCCTGGTGCGCTGCCCCGAGTGCAACCAGGCCTACAACCAGAAGCCGGGGCTGGAGAAGAACCTCAAGCTCACCAACATCGTGGAGAAGTTCAACGCCCTGCACGTGGAGAAGCCGCCGGCGGCGCTGCACTGCGTGTTCTGCCGCCGCGGCCCCCCGCTGCCCGCGCAGAAGGTCTGCCTGCGCTGCGAGGCGCCCTGCTGCCAGTCCCACGTGCAGACGCACCTGCAGCAGCCCTCCACCGCCCGCGGGCACCTCCTGGTGGAGGCGGACGACGTGCGGGCCTGGAGCTGCCCGCAGCACAACGCCTACCGCCTCTACCACTGCGAGGCCGAGCAGGTGGCCGTGTGCCAGTACTGCTGCTACTACAGCGGTGCGCATCAGGGACACTCGGTGTGCGACGTGGAGATCCGGAGGAATGAGATCCGG AAGATGCTGATGAAGCAACAGGACCGGCTGGAGGAGCGCGAGCAGGACATCGAGGACCAGCTGTACAAGCTCGAGTCAGACAAGCGCCTGGTGGAG GAGAAGGTGAGCCAGCTGAAGGAGGAGGTGCGGCTGCAGTATGAGAAGCTGCACCAGCTCTTGGACGAGGACCTGCGGCAAACAGTGGAGGTCctggacaaggcccaggccaagTTCTGCAGTGAGAACGCGGCGCAGGCGCTGCACCTTGGGGAGCGAATGCAAGAGGCCAAGAAGCTGCTCGGCTCTCTGCAGCTGCTTTTCGATAAGACAGAGGATGTCAGCTTCATGAAG AATACCAAGTCTGTGAAAATCCTAATGGACAG GACCCAGACCTGCACCGGCAGCAGCCTTTCTCCCCCTAAGATCGGCCACTTGAACTCCAAGCTCTTCCTGAATGAAGTGGCCAAGAAGGAGAAGCAGCTTCGGAAGATGCTAGAAG GCCCTTTCAACACGCCGGTGCCCTTCCTGCAGAGCGTCCCCCTGTACCCTTGCGGCATGAGTGGCTCTGGGGCAGAAAAGCGCAAGCACTCGACGGCCTTCCCGGAGGCCACGTTCCTCGAGACGACCTCGGGTCCTGTGGGCAGCCAGTACGGGGCACCCGGCCCTGCCAGCGGCGAGGGCCAGTCTGGGCAGCCCCTGGGGCCCTGCAGCTCCACGCAGCACTTGGTGGCCCTGCCAGGTGGCACCCAGTCAGTGCACTCGAGTCCTGTGTTCCCCCCCTCGCAGTACCCCAATGGCTCTGCGGCTCAGCAGCCCATGCTCCCTCAGTATGGCGGCCGCAAGATTCTCGTCTGCTCCGTGGACAACTGTTACTGTTCTTCCGTGGCCAACCATGGTGGCCACCAGCCCTATCCTCGCTCTGGCCACTTTTCCTGGACAGTGCCCTCGCAGGAGTACTCACACCCGCTTCCGCCTGCACCCTCCGTCCCCCAGTCCCTTCCTGGCTTGGCAGTCAGAGACTGGCTTGATGCCTCCCAGCAACCTGGCCACCAGGATTTCTACAGGGTGTATGGGCAGCCATCCACCAAACACTACGTGACAAGCTAA